The Silene latifolia isolate original U9 population chromosome X, ASM4854445v1, whole genome shotgun sequence genome contains the following window.
GAAGCAGAATTACGCCTAACAGCAAATGCACTCCTTGATATCTCCAACCAACGTTTCGTCCTCCTCTCCGAATCCTGCATTCCTCTCTTCAACTTCACTGCCATCTATTCCTACCTTATGAACTCGACCAAAACCTATGTCGATGCATATGATTTAGTAGGTCATGTAGGAAGAGGTCGGTACAAAAGAGGACTTTATCCAAATGTCACCCTCCGACAATGGCGAAAAGGGTCCCAATGGTTTGAGATGGATCGAGAATTGGCCGTCAAGGTGATCTCTGATCAAAGTTACTTCAATTTGTTCAAGGGAGTATGTGAATCTTCATGGTATCCTTGCTGTGCGGATGAGCACTACTTACCCACTTGGGTTGACATTCATTACAGAGCGAGAAACTCAAACCGCAGCTTGACGTGGGCAGATTGGTCTGCGGGTGGGGCACACCCAGCTATGTACATGAATGTAAACATAACAGCTGAACTATTAGAGAAGCTAAGGAGTAACCAGACGTGCGTCTATAATGGCATGACCAGCAATATATGTTACCTGTTCGCAAGGAAGTTTGCGCCTAATACGTTGGACAAGTTACTGACATTGGCACCTCAAGTTCTGAGTTTTTGATGATGGCAAAAGTAAGGTTTTAGATATGAGTGTACATGTATTTAATACTGCCTAGTACATAGACACACAGCTCTAGAAAAGGCTCCATTGATCCTTGTACATCGTAGTACATTAGCGACTCGAATTGATGATAACATTCTTTTATCAAAaactacacaaattctcattatagacgctATAGACGGATAATGTCCCTCTCACAAATAAAAGTGGCTAGTACAAGTGGGTTggaaatggatacccccacttgccctcccactttaattttgtgagagggccactatccgtctataatgagacggacTGGAAAAACTAAGCCCTGGGAAATATTACTCCCAATTGCTGTATTCATTTTTATATGTCAAGAATACACGAGCTCAAAACTACTCTATTGGTCCTAATCCTTTAtacatttttattttttataaggGATACTTTAATCAAAGGTGAATAAATGATGGAGACGAAGGGAGTTATTCTAACATGATAGGGCTTTCTCTGGTAAATTCGGGTCGGATTCTGGTAATGCTAAGTAGTATCGTGTGCAAGTGACACAAAAGGTCTAATTTTCAGGAATTTTTGCATAGGAAAAAGAGTAGAGAGACAGGGAGAGGGTACTATTTCAACTGTTTCAAACAAAAAATGCTAAAGAGAAGGAAGGGAAACGAGTCAAACGACCTGGTCATTTGGAGCCCATATGATCGGAAGAAGCAAAATTTAGAGGCATCCAAATTCCAAGCTTAAATATCAAGATAAATAATCTACAATCGTACATTAGTTTGTTCAAGGATCAAAAGAACATACAACGACATACCAGCAGTTCATGTACATTACTCACACTGCTAGCATCTGTTATTGATCATCATTGGCTAACACCTCCAGTATCATCAGAGACGCACGGTGAGTCGGAGTCAAAGTTATCATGTGCAGGTGATGCTTCTACACCACGAATCTCCTCAATCATCTGGACAACTTGGCTCATCCTAGGCCGTTGATCAGAAGACATGGACGTACAAGCCATGGCAATTTGTAACAAACCCACCATCTCTTCCTCAATGTCCTTGTACCTCATCAACTCGAGATCAAACACCTCGGCTGTCCACTCTTCTCTTACCACTGACTGGACCCACTTTGGAAGATCCACCACTCCGCCAACTCCAACTGTGCCGTAAGGCCCACTTCCTTCCACAACTGATGGATATTTCCCTGTAAGAATATGGAGGATAAGACCATGAACTTGTGAGGATTACAAAGCACCTGAAATGTGACCAACTTGCACCAAATCATTTATATTTTCCGATACAATCAAATACTCCCCCTGAAATAAGCAGTCTCTTTTGTTCTGAAAGTACTAGTAATAACTAATATGCATGTATCCAAGACATTATTTAAATAGCCCTACTCCCCACCATTCCAATTGATAGTATACATTTTTCAGAATTACCCcctattattttgaaaaatagAAAGAAACTATTATATGGAGGGATTAATCAACCTTCTATTTAGTCAAGATGTGCCTTTTGAGTCCACTGTAATTGTCTCTTAAGCAAGGAAATGGGATGGGAAGGGAGAGTAAGGCTTAGTGCCCTAAGATACGGATTTTAGAAGCTATAGGTACAGCTATGGTGCTCCTGACATTCCGGTTATCATACATTGTTAGATTTTGCTCTCATGAAAAATAAACTATGGCAAGAAGGTTTATTATGTAAAACCTACACGTAAATAGACAGCAGTACTTAGAGTCTTAGACGTGTATTCTCTGCCTTTTAGAAGGGGTATGTGATAATTATTAATGGACAGAATAGCCAATCTTTGTGATTTTCAGAAAGCTGAGGTCAATTGTCTCTTAACCAAATTCTGCACTAGGTAGTTATGAAGCACATGTACAAGGATTACACGTGGGATTTGTTCACTTGCCTGTTAGCAACTCAAGCAAAAAGACTCCAAATGAGTAGACATCGGCTTTTTGTGTGAGTCTACGACCATCCCGAGATTCAGGAGCACGGTACCCATTGGATTTGCAGTTGTTAGCCGACAACGGGGAAAAGCTGGAGAGGCCAAAGTCAGAGACACATGCATCGCCGGCTTTATCAATGAGGATGTTTGTTGATTTGATATTGCCATGGATAAGCTTGAGTTCCCTACAAGAGTTATGGATAAATGCCACTCCTCTAGCTGCTCCTGCTGCTATCTTCAACCTTACTGTCCACTCCAAAGGGGTACGTCCAGGTCCTCTATTCCCTGCAACAGACAAATATATGGTCCTTAGAGCAAGTCTTTCAATCCACTTTCATTTACAATCTATTTTTGATCTAACTAGTGAATTGTGAAGACCACTAGATCTAGAGCTCTAGACCATTTCATTTTATAGCTCAAAAATTGGATAAAATATATTCAGAATGACACAATAAACGATAAAAATTTGTCCGTCCACACTGCTAATAACTTTCAAAATTACTAGACTGTATCCTGATTTACTACACAATAATAATTGTAGTGATGACCTAATGGCATAAACTACCAGGAAAGGTACAAGCAAGCACCGTTATGTAGACTTGTTATTCTAAACAATCCATCTATGACCTCATGAGCAAACAATTCAGGTAAATAATCGTAGAGACGTAAATGAAAGTTTATCCAAATACCCGTGTAATTTTTGTCCCCTTAGTGTTTCATAGGCAATtattttccatatttccaatggagccaaagattcattactctttggttatggattataatggaataaatcaaaatggctcactaaagtggctgcgCTTCTTTCCTTTGTGAAGCAGCGGTCCTTCGATGTAGTTTTCggcgcaattttcatcttgggtcattcggaaacagcctctttgtgttgctaacacaagggtaaggctgcgtacatccgacccccccttaccccgcaatttgcgggagccattgaggcactggggtaatgttgttgttgttgttgtagtgttTCATAGGCAATTAGCCCTATGTTACTCCAACTCTTCTGATTTCCCCACGTACCCGTACCCGTGTCCGACACTCGACACTTGGACAAGGGTATGACACTTTGACACCTCATTTTAAGTCAAAGTATGCATATTTTCCATAAAAATGGCCCGAGTCCAACACTTGACACACACCCGTCTCGGATACTTCTAAAAGAGTCTGAGCAACATAGAATTAGCCTAATTCATTTTTAAAAATTTAATCATAGTTAATAACTTTAAAAAGCGTTTCACAACTTTTTTTTATTATCATAATATATCTCCTTGATTAAGCATAAAAATGACAAAAGCACAACCAAAAATtccaaaagagaaaacaaagacAAAAAGAGGGAGTACAAACAAATGTAAGAAGAGCAGGTCAAGACAAAGGCTTATTACATTGACTGAAGGCTGGAAAATGAGCAGGTAGGTTTGTGGATTGTAATACGGAGTACTATATTAATAAGTGGGTCACATAATTGGTTGGACATAAGCAGAATTTGTAGGGTGAGGGTGGGGGTCTCTTTTCATATAAAATTCCAATATAAGTcatgaaaagaaacaaaaaagtTAAAGTGAACGTTAACACTTCTATCATGGACCAGGCCTCCTCATATACATATTACAGTACATAGATGATAGATACTGATATCTTTCTCATATCGCTTTCTCTCCTTTCCCCAAAACGAGCAATGATGTTAATAGCTGCTTATAATCCACTGTTACAGTTTAGTAAATTAATTAAAGGCTTAATACAATAGTTCTCGTTCAACAAAAGCCGTGCGTCTAGTGTTAATACAATAGTTCTCGTTCAACAAAAGCAGTGCGTCTTTTGTTCATGCAATGCCTGTGCATGTCTAACTTCACACCTTGTGTCTATCGCTACAGGCCATTGTCACACATTTATGAGTCAATGCTACGCGTGGTTTTTAGGATTAGATATTTAGCGTTTCATGAGTGTATGATCATCACACTTACACGGAAGGTTTAAAATATTGGCCGTGACACAAAGTAGAGATTTGGGAAGTTATCGAAACCAAGATTTAATACTATGCTCACGCCTCACAGCACTACATTTGAGTATGTAACCCATCCCTCATTCCCTCATACCTACACCGCCAAATGTTTACTGTATAAGAAAGAAACATCTGATGAACATTAACCCCACATCACATGCAAACTCTGGCATAACGCTATTACCTAAGCTTCCTCATAAATAACCTTTCAGTATCTCATTAAGCCTCAGCGGTTAACTTCCACATTCCATCTTTTAAGCCTGGAAATATTCATTACACCTTCCATATTCCTACTCTCAAGAAGCTTTAATTAGTTTATTAATGCTGATGTTAATACTACTAGTTCAATAAATTATTCACTAATTTCTTTTTCAACCTCTGCACTACTACTATAGACTATAGTATACTACCACTCTTTTCATGTTTAGCTAACAAATGACTATGGATTAGAGAATTTACCAACTTATCATGGTACATTGCATAATCCATTTTGCAGAAATTTTGTGCAATAAGACAGAGAGCAGTAATAACAAAATTATCCCAGTGCCTGCCTCAATGGCTTCCGCAAATTGGCAGGATCGGATACTCGGAGGATGTACGCAACACAAAGAGGAGGTTGTTTTCCGAAATGCAATAAAGATAAACGAGAAAGGAAAAATAGAGGAACAATAGAATATGATGATTACCATGAAGAAGCCAGAATAAGCTACCATTAGGCAAGTAATCAAACACCAACAATTTCTCATCCCTTGCAAAATAATACGCTTTAAGAGTCACCAAATTAGGATGCCTTAATTTCCCTAAAACCTCCATCAACTGCTCAAACTCCTTCTTCCCACCACCGCTACCACCCACATTGGCTTCCTTCAACCTCTTAACCGCGACAACCGTCCCGTCATCCAACACAGCCTTATACGCAGTCCCAAATACCCCTTTCCCCAACATCTCAGCCGACGCCCTCAATAAATCCTCCAGTTCAAACCTCCTCACTCCTTCCGAGAAAACCATCCTCCCACCCCCAGTTCCAACACCGCCACCATGAATACCACCACCACTACCTCTGTAGGGACTGGAGGAATAGACAATCTTCTCCCCACCTGAAATGACGCTTCCACCCTTCTTCTTCCTCCAGAAATAACAATACAACAATGCGGAAATCAAAGCCAATAGCAATACATCACCGACAATAATCGCTATTATCGCCCACAAACTCATCTTTCCACGCCCATTACCATTCCCGGGTTTCTTCGGGTATAGCTTCCCGGGTAACGCGCTCGGAGTAGACGATATCGTCACAGTCGGGTTTTGGTTTTGATTCGGGCCGGGGTTTAGGTTTCCGGGTTTGGTCGGGTCAGTTTCTGTCTGTTTGCAGGGAGCAAGAGGGGGACCACAGAGAGCAGCATTACCATAAAACGACGTGGCAGGAAAACCAGCAAAAACCCTTGGAATTTGTCCAGTAAAGCTATTAGCACTGATATTGAGTTCCTGCAGGTCAGGGAGTTGGAGGCCGGCGATGTTACCAGTAAGGTTGTTACCCTCGAGACGTAGGGTGAGTAGGTGGGTGATACGGTTAAGTTGGTCAACGGGGAGGGGACCGGAGAGAGAGTTGTGAGAGAGGTCGAGGCGAAGGAGAAGCGGGAGAGAGGAGAGGGAAGCGGGAATGGGACCGGAGAAGCGGTTATGGGAGAGGAAGAGGAGTTTGAGggaggggagagggagagggagGGAGGAAGGGAGGGGGCCGGAGAAGGAGTTGTGAGAAAGGGAGAGTACGCGGAGGGAGGAGAGTGGGAGGGTGTTGAGGAGGGTGAGGGGGAAGGGGCCGGTTAAGGAGAGGTTTTGAAGGAGGAGTTTGGTGATTTGGGAGTGGGTGTTGCAGGTGATGGTTGGGTGGGTGCAGAGGGATTGTGGGGTGGTGTGGTTGTATGTGGGGAGGGGgagggagatggagatggagatggagatggagatgaGTAGGGGGAGGATGAAGAAGGGTGACATCGTTGGGAGTGAGTGTGAGAGTGTGTTTGGGAAGTGGGGAGGATGGAGAGAGAGTAATGAAGGACAAATGAGGTCAGGTGGAACATGGTGGAATTTAATACTATCATTTGTTGGGGCTCAGTAACGGTAACGTTACGGAGGACGGATGAGGGTGGCCTATTCACTGCACTTAACTACCAAAATTATGAGtcaagatcctctccatttcctaaaaagaaatggagaggccattTCCTATCAACGGACCGGATTGCATCTTGTTAATATCAAACGGTTCACGATTTATGCAAGAAAATAAAGGTTTAATAGGGTGTAGAGGGGAAAATATTATTAAAtggtttgtgagaggaaatggagagaaagaaatggagaggatcttaATTGCAAAATTATGTCCATTTTTTATTCCttcataatattttttttttttttttgacattaaTGAACTTTATATATTAAAGCAAAGAAACAAATAGAAGTGTTAATACATAAGAAAACATATCAGCCCGTAGCAAGGCGAACTGACCAGTGAACAAACAAACGAAGGAAATTTTGAATTGCGGACAAGGAGTGACGCAATTCTATTGGGACTGGCTTTGAGGAAGCCAGAACAGCTGATAATTTTTTAGACGTAACCCGGAAGGAAACGGAAGGTAATGAAGCAGATTGAGCTCTGTACATGGTGAGAAGAAGCCCTTTCGTTGTTGCCGCAAAGAAAGAGGATGCACGAACGAAATGCATAGGGGTGTAAACGAGCCGAGCTGAGCTCGAGCTCGGGTGGGTTCGGGCTCGGCTCGAATTTTTtagctcgagctcgggctcggctcgaaactcgtcgagcctaaaaaattgaagctcgagctcggctcgggaaaagctcgagctcggctcgagTTCGAATCGAGCTCGTTTTGTCATTATATATTTTCCCTTTCTCACTTTTTAAATCtaactaaatataaatatttttgaaaaatAACTAAATTATAAAATAGTAAAAAATATTATATCATGATATACTTATAAAAATGTCTAAATAACAtataatttgaaataaaaataATACTACAATATAAAGATTATACAAAAAAATTTATAAACGAGCCCAAACGAGCTTCCGAGCCGAGCCTTGctgagctcgggctcggctcgtatTTAGCCAAGCTCGGCTCGAGCTCGAGCTCGTTTTGACCGagcacgagccgagctttgaccgagccgattccGAGGGCTCAACGAGCCGGCTCATATCATTGACAGCCCTAGAAATGCACAAAAGGAGCGGCCGTGAGAGAATCTGATGTAGAAATGATGAACTGATCCCTAGGAGTTGACCTGTGAACCATAATAGAATAAGAAACATCAGAGACAGGCAGAACATGGTCATATATCGGATGAAGTAAAACGCCGACTCAGAATCGAAGTGGCAAAAGTGTGCGGTGAGGGTGAGTGGCAAGAAGGTAGTCTGACAAATATAAAATCTGAACTGGGTTAACATTGCAGTCCTCAAAGACGACGGAGTTACGGACCATCCAAATGGCCTTAATAACacaaagaaagtgaagaagacaaCAATCGGAATTATCCTTGAGCCTGTGAAAATACACAATATGATCTGCAAGCCATCGCTGCAAGGAAACTGCTAGGTTAGCCACAAAATTAAGACCAAGAGCTGAAGAAAGCAACATGTCGAGCAACAGTACAAGAGCGGAATAAATGATCTAAAGACTCAGTAAAAGAGTGACAAAAAACACAAGAAATACTAACCTGAATACCACGCAGAGAAAGATTATCTAAAGAGGGAAGGATATTATGTACAATGCGCCAAACAAGCAGAGGTAACTTGGGAGAGCACTGAATACCCCAAAGAACTTTCCAAGGAAAAAGCGAATAAAACGAGGGTGAGTAGGAAAAGGATTGACGTGACAGTAAAAATGAATTACCTGATCGAACTGTGTAAACTCCATCCTTAGTGAATTTCCAGTAGAGGAAATCGTCGATATCAATATGAGGCGGTTCCATAGAAATAATAATCTTGGCACATGGAGACTCAAAAACGTGAAAAACTGCACTATGATTCCAATTACCTGACGAAGTGAGCAAAGTAGAGAGCACTGGAGAGGCAGCAGAAAAAGATGGGCGAACAGAAGGAATGTTC
Protein-coding sequences here:
- the LOC141623403 gene encoding glycosyltransferase BC10-like, which codes for MLYTTLDRLKMKVMYAHLNSLKLFSYYLLLATTLMTLAIVLAFGVHRFSSFNLTLTPPKQLHALTKPSIISNGRLPVLANNIRSSDYLIQSDEMQGIMSDEELMRRAASMIPETEKTVPKTVPKIAFLFLIKGSLPLAPLWEEFFKGHQGFYSIYVHSDASAYNYFRELETGVFRGRTIPSKEVEWAKFSMVEAELRLTANALLDISNQRFVLLSESCIPLFNFTAIYSYLMNSTKTYVDAYDLVGHVGRGRYKRGLYPNVTLRQWRKGSQWFEMDRELAVKVISDQSYFNLFKGVCESSWYPCCADEHYLPTWVDIHYRARNSNRSLTWADWSAGGAHPAMYMNVNITAELLEKLRSNQTCVYNGMTSNICYLFARKFAPNTLDKLLTLAPQVLSF
- the LOC141623402 gene encoding putative leucine-rich repeat receptor-like protein kinase At1g68400 yields the protein MSPFFILPLLISISISISISLPLPTYNHTTPQSLCTHPTITCNTHSQITKLLLQNLSLTGPFPLTLLNTLPLSSLRVLSLSHNSFSGPLPSSLPLPLPSLKLLFLSHNRFSGPIPASLSSLPLLLRLDLSHNSLSGPLPVDQLNRITHLLTLRLEGNNLTGNIAGLQLPDLQELNISANSFTGQIPRVFAGFPATSFYGNAALCGPPLAPCKQTETDPTKPGNLNPGPNQNQNPTVTISSTPSALPGKLYPKKPGNGNGRGKMSLWAIIAIIVGDVLLLALISALLYCYFWRKKKGGSVISGGEKIVYSSSPYRGSGGGIHGGGVGTGGGRMVFSEGVRRFELEDLLRASAEMLGKGVFGTAYKAVLDDGTVVAVKRLKEANVGGSGGGKKEFEQLMEVLGKLRHPNLVTLKAYYFARDEKLLVFDYLPNGSLFWLLHGNRGPGRTPLEWTVRLKIAAGAARGVAFIHNSCRELKLIHGNIKSTNILIDKAGDACVSDFGLSSFSPLSANNCKSNGYRAPESRDGRRLTQKADVYSFGVFLLELLTGKYPSVVEGSGPYGTVGVGGVVDLPKWVQSVVREEWTAEVFDLELMRYKDIEEEMVGLLQIAMACTSMSSDQRPRMSQVVQMIEEIRGVEASPAHDNFDSDSPCVSDDTGGVSQ